Within the Malus sylvestris chromosome 4, drMalSylv7.2, whole genome shotgun sequence genome, the region tctcaaccgcttgagatattttgtcacacaagccattcagcAAACatttaaagaaaagggaattcagacaacttcttctgagtcttttgcgttcctagcactggaacacttggtctacgctgacctacccttatactccaactcagagcttcaacatgcgtactttgacacaaagtatatgatactaagtgttacaaccaacatggttcacatatcaaaagcatggatcccttcatgcatagcaaaacattcataagcatcactctatcaatcaacataaacatcatacattccaacacatttatacataaacatcatacattccaaattTCATGGAGCTTCAAGAAACAACGTGGCGTTTCTCGCTCAAGCACTGACGCTGAGTATCATCAACTCGCTTATATCGCTGCTACTTGGTCCTGGTTTCGTAATTTATTTCATGATCTTCAGATTTTTCTTACACCCCCTCAGTTATGGTGTGATAATATAAGTGTTCTTGCCGTTGCTTCTAACCCTGTATACCAAGCACGAATGCGACATGTTGAGGTTGATTATCATTATGTTCGTGAGAAGGTTACTCAGAAGGAAATAATTGTGGGTTATGTTGCGTCTTCGGATCAGGTCGCATATTTTCTGACCAAAGGCTTGTCTTCCACTCGGTTTAAGTTTCTTCTTTTCAAGCTTCCCATTCTTGGGCGACCGCTCAGCTTGCGGGGGCGTGATAAACCATAAGTTGGTTGTTTGCTATGACTCTTCCACTACAGATGTTGCTGCTAAGAGTTGGGAATATACTCTTGTATTATCTCCTATATTTTGGGATTTATATAGATTAGTTGGTTGTAATCAGTTTGACTTGTAACTCTCTGATGTAATTCATTCCTATAAATACAAACACACAACCTCTCCCAGATTTAACTGAGTTAAGCATCATTAGTTCTTTTGTCCTTTATACTCTTAGAGTATactgccgatttgccccctgaactatcacccaactttcgatttcccccctgaactttttaattggaaaattaaggacttaaactaatttttttggccgatttgccccctgctgtcaatttttcattcattccatccaaatttttgttaaatggaagcatatgcacaacatgtgtgggtagttcggtcgcttcattctttaaaataattgaaaaccttagatttctaaaatataaacctatgcaaatatgtgtgattctatagcttttgtATCTAAAGGTCTAGTGAAATGACacttttgtccacaaatgagagttacgtggtttgcacatgataagagttaatgttaatttggatgaaatctatgaaaaactaactgtaggggggaaattggccaaaaaaaattagtttaagtccttaattttccaattaaaaagttcaggggggaaattgaaagttgggtgatagttcagggggcaaatcgacagtttactctatACTCTTATGCGTGCTTAACTCTCTTTCAATATTCACTTGCGTAAttcaaatataatataattattattttatattttgttaaaaaacaaACGGATAAATAAATACAAGCCGAGCAGATGGACTGTATTATATAGGAAAGTGCTCCTATTTTCATCCATCACACATTTttgttaataatttttttattagtattattcaatttgtttgtattgacGATCGAAAATTGAGAATGACGTGTGAAAATAATGGGTCGGATTACCGCTTTGGATTTGACCCACAATATAAAACCCGTGGACTAAACAGAAccaaggtaccgtttggtacgtagaACGGGACGGAATAGAGTGGGACGAAACGTTccatcccacgtttggtgcgcctaaaacgggtggaacgcgcTGTTCCACATGAcaaattttgggtgaattttcgttccacctCACCCTCTAAAATGACTCATTCCACATTCGTAGaatacaaaattataacatctccgtctcatttttcttcctccttattTTCATCCGATGACATCTTTGCTCCATCTTCATTCCGTCCAATCTTGTCATGTCCCGTCTCATCCCTCCCGTCACCTTCCGTTTTCGTACCAAACGATACGCAACAGAACAAAAGAAAGTCAGTGTTCGAGAGcttcaaattccaaatttcaattcaattcaaatctccagaaggccaaaagcttaaaaccccaaatttcaaaaccctaattgtGACCCCCCCCCTCTCTGCAAAAAATGGGGAAGAGCCAACCGCCGCCGCAGCAGCAGCCACCGGCTTCAGTGAAAGACACAGTTTACAAGCTCCAACTCGCTCTCCTCGACGGCGTCAAAACCCTAGACCACCTATACTTAGCCGGCTCAATCATCTCCCGCTCCGACTACAACGACGTTGTCACGGAGCGCACCATAGCCGACCACTGCGGCTACCCTCTCTGCCCCAATGCCTTGCCTCCGGAATCCTCCCGCCCCCGCAAGGGCCACTATCGCATTTCGCTCAAGGAGCACAAGGTCTACGACCTCCATGAGACCTACATGTACTGCTCCTCGAGCTGTCTTATCGAAAGCAAGGCTTTTGCTCAGAGTTTGAGCGAGGAGAGGTGCGATGTCTTGGATTATGGCAAGGTTGAGAGGGTCTTGAGGACTTTTGGGGATGTGGATTTTGAAAAAGGGGAAGTGGGGTTGGGGGACATTGGGGATTTGGGGATTTCGAAGTTGAAGATCGAAGAAAAGAGCGAAGCGGACAGTGGGGATTTGGggatttcaaagttgaagattgaagaaaagAGTGAAGTGCAGTTAGGGGATGTCGGCGTGGTTGGTCCCTCTAATGCTATTGAGGGTTATGTTCCACACAATCAGCGAATATCCAAGCCATTGGGTtcgaaaaagaacaaaaaaggtatctgcttttttgttttgtttgtgaatCTGTTATTGCTACAACTGTATTATATTTAAGATGAAGAGCCTATCTCATGCTTGCTCAGGTTTCTaggattgttttgttttgttttttgtttttttggctGTTATTGTGTTCTGCTAGTTTTCGCTAAAGTGAGTAAGTATTGTATATTGTAGGGTCCAAAGGTAAAGAAGCGAAAATGAGTGGCGGGAAAGATATGATCTTTAATGAGATGGATTTCATGAGTTGTATAATCGCTAGTGATGAATACAGTGTGTCCAAAATCCCACCAAGTTCTGGAGAGAATGGTTGTGAAACTAAGGTTAAAGAACCAGAAGGAAAAGTTTCTCATATTAAGAATGATTATGAAAAGAAATCCAGAAAATCAAGAGGGGAAAAAAGTACGATTTCCAAGGAAGATGATGTTGGTGTTCAAGAGGCCCCTTCAACATCAGAGACTTCTCAAACTGTTTTGAATAGAATTATTAAAGAAGCAAGAGAGGAATTCCATGGTGATAAAGCTGAGAAATCAAATGAGCAAATGTTGAGATCCTCTCTTAAACCTTCAGGGGCAAAAAAACTTAATCGCTCTGTTACTTGGGCTGACGAGAAGGTGGAACATAGAATGAATGGTTATGATACATTTGGCAGTATCCACAAACCTTTGTTTAAACCTTCAGCAGAAAATGGAGTCGGTTGCTCTGTTACCTGGTCTGATGAGAAGATTGATAGCACTAAGAGTAAAAATGTTTCTGAGGTTAGAGAAGTGCAATGTGCAAAAGAGGGTTCTGGTGTATTAGGGAATTTGGAATTGCAAGATAATGAACGTTTGGAATCCGCAGAATTCTGTGCCATGGCATTGAGGCAGGCAGCAGAAGCTGTTGCATCTGGAGAATCTGATGTCAATGGTGCTGGTATGTcattatttggtttaaatgTATTTAGTAGGTAGGATATTACATGGTGGTGGAACTTGGTTGTTTGATATGTAATGGTGTTTCTTACCATGAGTCCTTTTCAAATATCAGTTTCAAGTGCTGGAATTATTTTATTGCCACGTCCAGATAGTGTGGATGAAGAAGAGCCTAATGAGGATGTTGACATGCTTGAACCAGAACAAGCTCCTCTGCAACCAAGAAATCCTGGAATTccaaattttgatttgtttgactCTGAGGATACTTGGTTTGATGATCCGCCAGAGGGTTTCAGCTTAACTGTAAGAGTGTAAATCTAAGGTCATTgcatattatttttgtttgtaagTTCTATGCTGATGAAACCTTTCATGTGTTTCAGTTATCACCATTTTTAACAATGTGGAACTCACTCTTTACATGGATAACATCATCTACGCTAGCATATATATATGGGAGGGATGAAAGATTTCATGAAGAATTTCTCTCTATTAATGGGAAAGAGTATCCCCATAAGATTGTCTTGGCTGGTGGTCACTCTTCTGAAATCAAGAAAACCCTAGCTGAATCTCTTGCTCGGACTCTACCAGGAGTTGTTTCCCAACTCAGGCTTCCAACACCAGTATCTAGTTTGGAGCAAGAAATGGTATTGTTTTTAATCTTTTGcgtattttgtttgaattttgatgaaaattagATGAATGGATTTGCTTTAGTGTACGTTATTGTCAAATATAATTTGTCATGCTTAACCATTTGTTTATAATTCTAGTTACCTCCTTCTTATAATCCACAATAGAAAACTTTATATGTGTTGGTTAAGTATGTGTTATAGCCCATAACAAAACCAAGACTTGAAGCCTTTTGGCTGCGTAGGACTTTGCATTTTCCACTTGGCGCCATTGTCAGGCATTTAAACTTAAAGCTTACTGCTTTATAAACATTTCATATTGAACGCAAGTTTTATAGGAATACATGCAATTTTCCTCGTTGTTCTAATTTTAGGTGAAGCACTTGCATTTGTGTTTATGTGTCATTAACCATGTAGAGGATTCATTTTTTGAGGATACATAACTCCTTTGCATCCATGGGTTTTGACCATTATCCAAGTGAATTCAGTGGAGTTTACAACTCAATTATATGTGTGATTAACGAGGACTGGGAAAGATATCTTTTCACCTTTTTAGTTCCTAGGAGCTACTTCCCACATGTTGATTTTACATGTACCATTatttacttgtatttgtttttgaatttctgTTCTATTTAGTTCTGCAAGCTGACAGTTTGCAAATGTTTTGTTATATTGGCATGACTTTTTGTCCGTGTGCTTTAATCAGTATAAAAGACCCTGCAGTGCAACCAAATACTGTGTTAATTTTGTCAATGTGACGTGATTATCAtaacttattttaattttgtataaATAGATTCATTCCTTATTGTTTGGCAACATGTGACCTAGACGTTTCTGTTCAGAGCTGCATGTTGGAGACGATGACTTTTGTTGATGCACTACCAGCATTCAGAATGAAACAATGGAAGGTGGTTGTTCTTCTTTTCCTTGAGGGACTCTCTGTTTGCAGGATCCCTGCACTCGGTCCTTGCATGCCGGACAGAAGGATGCTGTTTCACAAGGTAAGGCCTCATaaatatatacgtatatatatatatatatatatatatatatatatatatatatatatatatatatatatatatattctgtgTGTACTCGAGTTAAAACATAACGTTAATCTGTacatttggttttggttttggttttggccaAATAGGTGCTGGATGGTTCGGAGATAACTGCAGAACACTACGAGCTTATGAAGGATCATATAATACCCCTGGGCCGAGTACCCGAATTCTCAGCTCAGAGTGGTGCTTAATGGCAAGAAGGTTGACTTCAAATTGTCTCAGCCTACGCATCATATATGGTAACCGTCATTTTCATCTAAATATTTTGTGGTCTCAATTTCTGGAATCCACTCGTATCCTCGGTAGTTGTATATTGATCGTAGACCTGAAAGCTGTTGGCCGCAAAAGTAGCAGTTGGAAGCACTTTGTTTATGAAAGTGATTGGAGAAAAGCCATCCACCGATGACTCTTGCAGCGCTGGAAGAACGATGTTGAAAGTCTGAAGCTTCATTGTACAtgttttccaaatatatatccGACGGAAAATGTTTCTGTGGCTGTCAAAGTTGAATTCCAGAATAGGATGGAGAGATGACCTCCAgtgtttagggttttctttggtTCTAGTGATACTTTAACCTAAACTACATAAATGGAGATTCAAACTTGAGAGCAGTCGGGTAGAGCACATTGTTCTGGTCGAGTATTCTAATCTAGTCAAAACTACATGGACGGAAATTTAAACGTGGGTAGACACGGGGACCGTATCGTTTTAGCCAACTTGGTTATGTCTATGTCAGCTCTCTAAGACTAAGAGTTTTCAAACTTAAAAGTCTtatttaagcatcattattgaaggattaggataaggatatgatattatattaattaatgattGTTAATCCATAATTTTGACTAATAGGCATCAAAGTGTGTCCTTGTTTTGGACACGTCGATGTTTTGAGAGTGGGTAAGTGTGACTGTGTGAAGTTGTTAAGAGTCAATTCGGAGGAGGATGATGGGTTTTGTTTGGCCTTTTCTTTTACCGGCAAGGTATATTCGCATGTTGGACTTTATTTATTCTGGGCGCTCCTCCTTCACAGCAAGGGCGCCCACCTCAAAAAGACATAAACACCCTCTTAGAATTTATTAtagggaattttaacaaaaaattttcggtattgttcactttaataaaaaattatatttttacattaaaaagttaattctggtactattcattttattctttaatttgtccttatcgttaaaatttaaagtttacaagttttttaattagtttttcttttattatatcCAACGTTTTATTTATCTGATTAAACAATTGGGGGTCGTTTGTTTGACATCGTTAGCATTCACTGGACAGGACTGGACTAACAGTCCGTGTAGTCCTGTGTTTGGCGTAGCAAGGGACTAACTTAAATGACGTTAAGTCGGACTCGCCTCGACTCCATACTTCGCTAAGCTTCGCTAGCTAGTCCCGACTGAAACCTTGGTATTAGCTAGGACAAAGTCACTGCCCCTTGTCTTCCCAGAATCCCTCGAGCCACCACCACAAGCTTGCATCGCAAAGGAGTGCAGAACTACCCAGAATCCGATTACGACCCAGAACCCCTAAAAATCTTAGAACCAGAACCACCCAAACGGGAAAACTCGCCATGGCCGCCGATGGAATTGGGGGAGAGAAGGATTTGGCCGGATGGATTTAGAtgagaaaacaaaggaaagagagagagaggttgtcGGACGAGAAAACTCACCATTGCCGCCGACGGAATTGGAA harbors:
- the LOC126618500 gene encoding putative RNA polymerase II subunit B1 CTD phosphatase RPAP2 homolog isoform X1, with product MGKSQPPPQQQPPASVKDTVYKLQLALLDGVKTLDHLYLAGSIISRSDYNDVVTERTIADHCGYPLCPNALPPESSRPRKGHYRISLKEHKVYDLHETYMYCSSSCLIESKAFAQSLSEERCDVLDYGKVERVLRTFGDVDFEKGEVGLGDIGDLGISKLKIEEKSEADSGDLGISKLKIEEKSEVQLGDVGVVGPSNAIEGYVPHNQRISKPLGSKKNKKGSKGKEAKMSGGKDMIFNEMDFMSCIIASDEYSVSKIPPSSGENGCETKVKEPEGKVSHIKNDYEKKSRKSRGEKSTISKEDDVGVQEAPSTSETSQTVLNRIIKEAREEFHGDKAEKSNEQMLRSSLKPSGAKKLNRSVTWADEKVEHRMNGYDTFGSIHKPLFKPSAENGVGCSVTWSDEKIDSTKSKNVSEVREVQCAKEGSGVLGNLELQDNERLESAEFCAMALRQAAEAVASGESDVNGAVSSAGIILLPRPDSVDEEEPNEDVDMLEPEQAPLQPRNPGIPNFDLFDSEDTWFDDPPEGFSLTLSPFLTMWNSLFTWITSSTLAYIYGRDERFHEEFLSINGKEYPHKIVLAGGHSSEIKKTLAESLARTLPGVVSQLRLPTPVSSLEQEMSCMLETMTFVDALPAFRMKQWKVVVLLFLEGLSVCRIPALGPCMPDRRMLFHKVLDGSEITAEHYELMKDHIIPLGRVPEFSAQSGA
- the LOC126618500 gene encoding putative RNA polymerase II subunit B1 CTD phosphatase RPAP2 homolog isoform X2 translates to MGKSQPPPQQQPPASVKDTVYKLQLALLDGVKTLDHLYLAGSIISRSDYNDVVTERTIADHCGYPLCPNALPPESSRPRKGHYRISLKEHKVYDLHETYMYCSSSCLIESKAFAQSLSEERCDVLDYGKVERVLRTFGDVDFEKGEVGLGDIGDLGISKLKIEEKSEADSGDLGISKLKIEEKSEVQLGDVGVVGPSNAIEGYVPHNQRISKPLGSKKNKKGSKGKEAKMSGGKDMIFNEMDFMSCIIASDEYSVSKIPPSSGENGCETKVKEPEGKVSHIKNDYEKKSRKSRGEKSTISKEDDVGVQEAPSTSETSQTVLNRIIKEAREEFHGDKAEKSNEQMLRSSLKPSGAKKLNRSVTWADEKVEHRMNGYDTFGSIHKPLFKPSAENGVGCSVTWSDEKIDSTKSKNVSEVREVQCAKEGSGVLGNLELQDNERLESAEFCAMALRQAAEAVASGESDVNGAVSSAGIILLPRPDSVDEEEPNEDVDMLEPEQAPLQPRNPGIPNFDLFDSEDTWFDDPPEGFSLTLSPFLTMWNSLFTWITSSTLAYIYGRDERFHEEFLSINGKEYPHKIVLAGGHSSEIKKTLAESLARTLPGVVSQLRLPTPVSSLEQEMTFLFRAACWRR